The window ttttcactaatttattaccaccctaataatttttcaccaccaaaccaaccttaaggggagcgattctgctggcttaaggttcaagctagcagaattcaaaaaaaaaactttttgttgatggcatattttttcaccaatttttcactaatttattaccaccctaataattttttaccaccaaaccccccttgatgggagcgattctgctggcttaaggttcaagctagcagaatttaaaaaaaaaactttttgtttatggcatattttttcaccaatttttcactaatttattaccaccctaataatttttcaccaccaaaccacccttaatgggagcgattctgctggcttaaggtttaagctagcagaattcaaaaaaaaaactttttgttgatggcatattttttcacccatttttcactaatttattaccaccctaatattttttcaccaccaaaccacccttaatgggaacgattctgctggcttaaggttcaagctagcagaattcagaaaaaaaactttttgttggtggcatattttttcactaatttttcactaatttattaccaccctaataatttttcaccaccaaaccacccttaatgggagcgattctgctggcttaaggtttaagctaacagaataaaaaaaaaaaactttttgttgatggcatattttttcacccatttttcactaatttattaccaccctaatattttttcaccatcaaaccacccttaagggaagcgattctgctggcttacggttcaagctagcagaattaaaaaaaatatttatgatctaccacagtgttctgctaggtttttacgaatttattacaactttagtaatttttcaccccttactacccctttaacaaaaattaaataaatttgttttttcaaaaatacttgaatacatttacacggtgtgtgtgtgcgagtgtgtgtgtgtgtgtgtgtgaaaaacacttctggactgataagtccgaaaacgttttgaacttaatcctttaggatttttaaaatttaattaaatataccaatcacaacagtgttttacttcaatgttcgagttttttaactatatgatatacagccaactcacgggaatgatccctttttaagttgtaaaattttgttaaaaaataggtagtgtacaaaacaacaatattgcaatgtttagcatataaaaaagttggtgaagttggcgtttgtgtaaattctagcatttaaagatgtaaactactttccttatttgaatttctagtatttatgggaattatcttccacactgacacatacggatttcaagattggagggttattggaaaacagatccactattcagcttaaaatcttttttgcagaacatcggaagagatctttttcttataattttaaggtgcttaatcttcatccataatccaatgggaccgaatgttattcctgaagatcggttttatagaataagaacagttatagactttttaataataaaatgactgctctgcgttatccagtaaaataattatcgctagatgaatcgatggtaccgtggaaagttagacttagttttaaacaatatactaaacaaaagacataaaaggttagaattaattcgtaaattaatttataaaaaagcaaagaaagacggaatatcgcacgcgaacatttacctataaataattgctaataaatcggacaaacgcgaaacgaaaacgaaaagatgcagagtatgtcctatcctaaaaataagaaaaaacccaatttatgagtgtgtggattgtgccgagaaaccaaatctctccgtgggcgattctttcaaacattttcataaacaaaataaataagttaatatttttttgtaataacctttaatttttacctatattcaactgacaatgaatgaaaaatcgacaaagaattaaaatacaaatatctttaaatttttaaaaagctgctaatataaatttattttactatgcaaataatctatatcagctgttctgaccaaccggtaatttcggtctcatttgaatatacctacttaaaatgttttgcaatataaattctttatgttatacacctaatcttaaaattatgttttgaacaatcgttaatactcttatttaaatattattaaaatattaaatacctaaattatttttcaaattttcatctacctaatgaatgcaaatcttttaacaatagggtgCAATAGATGCGCACGATCccgacgaccctcctttacaatcagataaataatgtaatagacgtaataaaattatttcaatttgaatatttcttacctggtaatttattctgtgaaatataaaaattccattgtatttactaaaactcaacttgatttcagttattttatattcataaaaaggactaacgattcgatttcgcttagccatgtaatacgactcgaatcagagtcaattttttaaaacgggtaaaatttatagtttttggaataaagtgttttcatatttttaatatttaaacattgaaataataaatattagttagtatagaataacatttgaaaatgtttttcaattagggtagttgagaaaaacatgactaggctggtaaaaatatagtaaaattctagcagagcactcttgtgttttcaaaaagattttttattcacctagcgtcaatgtgtatcttgttgaatCTTTCCCATTATTTGaagcttagggggtcaaaaattataagggtggatcaaatttagtaaaaaccaggcaagcaatttatattttcagttacaagtagaatacagtaaaattataaatatagattttttatcaccttaaattttaaggaagtagaattattgactcctcatagagcttagttgaagggtgaaaaattactaggatggtaatgtattagtacaaatctagcataatactgtagtatctcatatttccgaaaagatttgctttgcattcaaccagcgtaaatgtgtagatggtggaattggtgaagttcgttaacatttagtaaaaactaaccagagagtttcttattttacttataaatagtatttagtaaaattataaaacaaaactttttcacctttaatttaaacatagcagaactattgacttccactaagggttagtcgagggataaaaaattactaagttggtaataaattcgtaaaaacttagcaaaacactgtggtatatcataaataatttttttttaattacgctggctcgaatattaagctagcagaaATGTTTCCAAATCagattggtttagagatggaaacttatcagggtaaaaatacttttttatgtcagttataagtagaggatagtgaaattgtaaaaaaagatttttttcacgttaaattttaacctaacagaattattgacttatcacaaggggtagtttaggtgtgaaaaattactagggtggtaataaattagtaaaaacttagcagaatactgaggtatttcaaaaataggtttttttcttattttgctggttcaaatattcagctagtaggaaagttttcgaataggtttatgggagcaaaattatcaggatggtcaaagtttagtataaacttaacaaaacacttttttatttcagttataagtagtggacagtaaatttgaaaaaaaatttctccttaaattttaatctaacacaattattgagttttcacaaggggtagttaaggggtgaaaaattactagaatggtaataaattcgtaacaacctagcaaaacactgtggtatattataaatatgttttttaattctgctggcttgaaccgcaagccagcagaaccgcaagccagcagaatggctccccttaagggtggtttaatggtgaaacaatattagggtggtaataaattagtgaaaaatgggtgaaaaatatgccatcaacaaaaattttttttttgaattctgccatTTAGAATcttaagccagaagaaccgctcccattaagggtgttttggtggtgaaaaattattagggtggtaataaattagtgaaaaatgggtgaaactatatgtcatcaacaaaaagttttttttttgaattctgctagcttgaaccttaagccagcagaatcgctcccattaaggggggtttggtggtgaaaaattattagggtggtaataaattagtgaaaaattggtaaaaaaatatgccatcaacaaaaagttttttttctgaattctgctagcttaaaccttaagccagcagaatcgctcccattaagggtggtttggtggtgaaaaattattagggtggtaataaattagtgaaaaattggtgaaaaaatatgccatcaacaaaaagttttttttttgaattctgctagcttgaaccttaagccagcagaatcgctcccattaaggggggtttggtggtgaaaaattattagggtggtaataaattagtgaaaaattggtgaaaaaatatgccatcaacaaaaagtttttttttttaattctgctagcttgaaccttaagccagcagaatcgctccccttaaggttggtttggtggtgaaaaattattagggtggtaataaattagtgaaaaattggtgaaaaaatatgccattaacaaaaagattttttattttattattctgctagcttgaaccttaagccagcagaatcgctcccattaagggtggttcggtggtgaaaaattattagggtggtaataaattagtgaaaaatgggtgaaaaaatatgctatcaacaaaaagtttcttttttgaattctgctagcttgaatcttaagccagcagaatcgctccccttaaggttggtttggtggtgaaaaattattagggtggtaataaattagtgaaaaattggtgaaaaaatattacgtaggttaaattggattccgctcatgtgtccccgctagcttaagggtcctcaaAGTGTTCAAACTAGACACGGTACGCAGTGTGGCCAGATTTATTTTCCTCGTGTCGCCAATCCAATCTCAAAATGTCGCCAATTTTCGACAGATGTCGCCACTAGTATGACGTCATACGTCACTTTATTAGTGACGTATCacttgtttataaataaatattttttatttaatacaaaaaattactttggtaataaaaaatgaaaatttttaaaattaatatgtattGTCGTTTCGTACAGGTACCATAATAATAATGGATTAAAAAGTTATTTGCTCATTGGGGGACTTTTTATATTTTCGTATTTCTTTTCAGTAACTAGACTTTCTTTATTACGTTTTATCTTAATTCAATGTTATCATgcactttattgttatttatattactaatctAGTCTAATACGTGTTTGCAAAAAAGGTAGGAAAAAATGGCTGACATTATTTTGTGATGAaaacttttattataataatgtaCATAGTAATAAAAAAAGGTATTGAggatttattaacaatttttattcaaaaatacaaTTATCATTACAAATACTTTTCAcaaatactaaaaactttagCTTCTTCAATATCTGTTTCAATGTTATCATGTTCACTTTTATGTATCTTAGTCTCATACATATTTGACGTAAACCTTGTCAACATCTCATCTGAGGGCTCAAATGTTTGACAGCATATATTGTTGacataaaagtgatattttataattaatattgaaTTCAGTAGCTTCAACATCATTTTGTTTCTAATCTTGGTTTTTACCAAATTCATTATGGAAAAAACTCTTTCCACAGAGGCATTTGAGCTAGGAAGACTTAACATTTTAAAAGCAAATATGCTGAGttcaaaaaacaacaaatcaCCTGCTgcattttttaaagttattaccTTTTTCCAAAACTTAAGAGGGTCATCAGGTATGCCTTCTGGAAAAATCTCGGACCAACTTACAGATAATATATTTCGATACTGAACTTCTAATTCAGATATAGAGTTTTGTGCAAATTGTAAAGGTAGATCAGTAAATTTTGGTCTTCTATGATTTAATATAATAGTTGGACTAAAATTTTGTGCCTTTTGAAATACTTCTATATGGGTAGGCATACGTTTGACAAGCTCTAggattaaaactttaataaaatctAAGCATTTCTGCTTAAGAAGCAAAATTTGTTCTGGCGACATATGAGCTGCTTCAGCTTCAAATTCCTTTTGGAAGTAATATCCGAAATCACAATCATCCAATGCTAAATAGTTGTTATCATATTTTAAAGAGTTTGGTAATGATTCAAGATTTAAATGCTCTATTAGACCAGGTTTTAGTATTTGCCTTACCAGTGACCATATAAATGTCATAATATctttataacttttataatgatcTATATCAGTTTTTtgaaaatatacatttaaattataaatttgttttaaatatggtaataaaaattgtaaaatcaatttgttttccttatttttataCGTGTCATATAATATTTTAGCTGTGTGGCATCTTTCTGTTACATAGTTAATGGAAAAAAATGTCTCCAGCTCCAAATACTGGGAAAGAATTTTTTCAACAGCTTTAAACCTAGAAAGCCATCTAGTGGCTGACAGCTGAGTTAATTTAGaaaacttatttttttcatttaaatttataaGGTCaaaaatttctttgtatttagCAACTCTTAGTGAGCTATACTTGAACCAATTATATGTCTCTTTTAACAAAAAATCTACCTCATCTTTAAAAACTTCTGAGGCTTTGGAAGCACACAAATGTAAGGTATGGCAAATACATTtcactaaaattaaattatcaagatctaatttttcttttaataatgtaTATAAAGAATGATGTGTTCCACACAAACTATTAGCACCATCTGTGCCAATACCAATAAGTCTGTTCAAATTGCAgttaatacttttaaaaaaatcaaaaatacatgTAAATAAATTTTCTGCTGTTGCTTGTTTTACAGCAATAAATGTAAGAAAttgtgttataatttcatttttgtTCTGTGAATAGTATTTAATACAGACACACAAT is drawn from Diabrotica undecimpunctata isolate CICGRU chromosome 5, icDiaUnde3, whole genome shotgun sequence and contains these coding sequences:
- the LOC140440694 gene encoding uncharacterized protein; this translates as MGKWAKYTKKHNKEWEHEPLLKGWLIGKQKNVGSGTGLIIESYCKVCNIELRSHKADLLKHAGTSKHKSNMSKIDKTQLSIHSFGINKISHMRKRNELILSAYVATHTTIRSVDHIGEIINKINVKSTSASSLTQSTSNTAQSETIKLHRTKCSALIKEVIAPSLMFELIKDVGDSPFSIIVDESTDVSTEKLLCVCIKYYSQNKNEIITQFLTFIAVKQATAENLFTCIFDFFKSINCNLNRLIGIGTDGANSLCGTHHSLYTLLKEKLDLDNLILVKCICHTLHLCASKASEVFKDEVDFLLKETYNWFKYSSLRVAKYKEIFDLINLNEKNKFSKLTQLSATRWLSRFKAVEKILSQYLELETFFSINYVTERCHTAKILYDTYKNKENKLILQFLLPYLKQIYNLNVYFQKTDIDHYKSYKDIMTFIWSLVRQILKPGLIEHLNLESLPNSLKYDNNYLALDDCDFGYYFQKEFEAEAAHMSPEQILLLKQKCLDFIKVLILELVKRMPTHIEVFQKAQNFSPTIILNHRRPKFTDLPLQFAQNSISELEVQYRNILSVSWSEIFPEGIPDDPLKFWKKVITLKNAAGDLLFFELSIFAFKMLSLPSSNASVERVFSIMNLVKTKIRNKMMLKLLNSILIIKYHFYVNNICCQTFEPSDEMLTRFTSNMYETKIHKSEHDNIETDIEEAKVFSICEKYL